tttttcatccaataaatacagctttggtgagcataaaagacttcttttaaaaacactaaaaatcctctaaaaatgaaataaatcttaacaaccacaaacttttgaatggtagtgtaattGCATCTGAATTCAGTCCAGACATAATAAAGCATTTTAAGCAAAACAGAGAATGCAGAATCTCCTTAGGCTGTCTGGGAGTCTAAACATTTGACTGAAGATGCTGAAGGCACAGCTCTGACACGTGCGGTTTCTACTGACAGTGATCCAGAGGACATGCCACTGTCTCATACCAGCATTCTCAGTGACATCACTGACATGGTCACAGTGGCGACGGGTAATTTGTCAAATCTTAGCCTGATAAGACACTTTCACGTCATGTGTGAAAAACTTTGTTTTCAGCACATGCCTACAAAGACTCCAACTCTGATTAGCATCTGTATGACACAGCTAAACATCTGCACTGCGGCTGAGATGACTTTTGGGAAAAGACGTTACCCGTGATCCCTGGTGCACCCTGTGACCCCGGCAGGGGCAGAGAAGTGATCTGCGAAGCTCTTGGCGAGCATTGTTGCAAAGAAAGATATAGAAAAGCGGGTCTAGAAGTGTATTGAGGCTGGTGAGCCCGTAGCAGATTCGATAGTAAAGGTAGAGAGAAACTTCCACCGAACACTGGTCTTTTTCACTTTTCGTGAGAAGCAGGGTGACAAATCTGTAGCCGACCACCAGATGATAgggaccaaaaatgacaaagaagATGACAGTGATGACAACCAGGGTTGCGACAATCCTGCGGCGTTCGTGATCCGCGACCGACGGGGAGTTGCGCAGAGTCAGCCCAATCCGGGCTGAGGTGTACCTGATTGTGAATAAGAGGACAGAAAGGCCAAAAGGTTATGAACGATATAGTTATGATTGTGTTTACAGTAACATTCCTTCAAAGAGACAGACGCTGTATCTGTGTTTGTCATCTGTGCAATGGCATTTCGATGGCATGCTAATTCATTCCCGGCCCTGTGTGCTGAGACAACATGTTTCTAACGTGCTAATAAATACGGGTTGGTTGAAACTTTTTGTTAGGTAAACAATGCAGGCGGAGCTAATGATAAATAAGACCGTCTGcgataataaatattttacaaatctaGCTTAAATCGCACGTGCCACGTTCTTAGAAATGTACTCATACTCTTGGTATTCATGTTGGTGTCAtagggttttaaaaaaataaaaaaataaaacaacataataaaaatatataacaaatacatatgtaagacatcaaaaatatattatttacaccCTGGCTACATTTAAAACCGTTTTTAAATGTTCCACATGTTCCAAAGGAAAGGCAAAGCAAGTTTAAAactaattcaaagtgctttacataaaaaaggatttaaaaacaatcataaaataaccaaaatagatGATTAAGAAGTAAATTCAACAAAAAAGTACGTAATTTTTCTTAGAAATATTACTTGTATTTATACATTCACATTAAGGTGCATTAAAGAGTCATTTTACAACCGATACTAACTTCGTCTTGTCATAAAATGGTCAAATTATCTGATTTTAAGAGACTTGTTGACCTTGACACACAGGGTCAGCAGAGGCCCTCGCAGTGATATCACttcctgttttatgtttttggttGTACCACATTGATCTGActgacaatttattttatttttaaatattaataatattattacacttctaagaaatgacaaaaaaaaaaaagtacactgggtgaaaatgctgggttaaatacaacccggTGCTGGGTAAAACGTGGAcaaactcaactattgtttaaaaattactatacaGCTGGCTTAGAAAGAACCCAAAATTAAACCTAATTatagacacataattactagaggcatcagtaataatcacaaggtgaacatttattaattagcaattaaaaaaaagattattatttaattattatttattcaacttattaacaAACGCTAATTTCTAACCtgtttgggttcattttaagcaagaaatatagtcatttttaaagagtgggtcatatgggttttcaaaaaatatttttttttgcagtttgtaacgtaAATttccttcaatgtaaacagactgcaaagttgttaacccaaaaagtgcatgataaataagATATTGTCTCAAAGAAAGAGTCGGCTCTGAATCGCCTTAACGAGTCGAATCTTCGACCTGTTACCGATATACATCACTAGGTGACACATTAGCGTAATCCCCTCCTGCCCACGAAATAAGAATAGTCTGACCTGGCCACAAACCTTTCcgctagttagtgtgtttacatcatgtcgagaagacgtTGTGTTCTGCGCTGTGAAAGcgagtttgttttgttttcattgccgaaagataatgatgtgaagaatcagtggttaaagttaatttttttcccacaataccacagcaatacaattcaaaccttttgttgtgcttgtcattttaccgaggactgcttctctaatcttggcTTTTATTATTTGGCTTCCAATCTTCTTTATTTTGGACTAACAAGCATCTCCAAACCACAAAGTAAGTACGATTGATACgttatatgtacattttcaattgagtgctcaaaatatcaagtttttttgtgctaatgtgtgatgtatacctagtgcagctttaggtttccaggtaaaccacgttattactgtcttactgaaatagttctgataattcATTGTGAAGCCACTATTTCCTAAGACTGTGTCGATTAGTGTATACTGTCGTTGTTCTAATTACTTCCTGTAATAACAAAGGATGTAGACATGTTTTGGTTTTCAAACTGTGTTGTGTCATAAGTCACTTTAGCACTCGGCTAATGTatccaccattattgttttgttaagtgTTTACAGTTTTGCAGCTAAACTTTTGTTGTGGGCACGATCCTCTTGctgttaaacaaaatgttttttatgtaattaatatagcactatattattgttttatgtaaaggtgCATGCCTTGTCAATGGTAGCCAGGGTtaccaggttttcacaacaaaacccgcccattTAAACTACCCAATCGTGTTTCAAGGGTGGTCCCGCTGTAAAAATCGCATTCCGGgatgtaaaatacatgttttttgttggGTTCCTCTGGTGAATTCACACACCAGAATTCACAGGGCATAAATGTGACGTTAATAGGATCCTttcaacccacggacatcaaaaacaaccacagacttggcaacactgatggtATTGTTCGCTAActagcttaaaggagaagtccacttccagaacaacaattcacaaataacttACTCAcactcttgtcatccaagatgttcatgtctttctgtcttcagtcgtaaagaaattatgttttttgaggaaagcatttcaggatttttctccatataatggacttcatttgtgtcccgattttgaacttccaaagtatagtttaaatgcagcttcaaagggctctaaacgatcccagccaaggaagaagggtcttatctagcgaaacgatctgtcatttttttttagaaaagaacaacaagttttttttagaacgggaagaacgagtcgggGAGTGATTAATTCAGTCGCACATGTCCAACAtcttattaggttctgtactggaattagttcacctttTTCGAGTCTTCGAGGTTTttggagtcgttcgttcatcttatggggctgtcacgtgatgaacaaacgactcgaacctgaaaacttgtcagataggaagtgaggtgagctaatcacagactaaagacccaggtaaacaatgaattaatgttttctgcttcttatagcattatagttttgtcttgtttgtagtgtgatcaacgtttgtgtaagcagtagatgtgttagggaagtaacacataacattttaattatattttgctaaaatgaacgaaatgactcgaaaaaagattttttcACTTTGATGGCAAAAAActcttgagaggaggacatcgttgtacctttttgtttgtaaacagcatttacttgcactttcttagtctttgcacgttcgctttgtaaacactgggcctgtagttccgcctaggttctgcgtgacctttcgacgtgattcaataatATGTAGTGtcatgaacgtgcatcccagagcctgtgctacatgaacttctgtgcttaaaaagtataaaaaatttaaactacattttggaagttcaaaatcagggaaccaatgaagtccattacatggagaaaaatcctaaaatgcttttcatcaaaaaccataatttcttcacgactgaagacagaaagacatgaacatcttggatgacaagggggtgactaaattgtctgtgaattgttgttctggaagtggacttctcctttaagtactcCTCTCCATACCAGtcacaacagacttggccagctgaccaatcagagcagagtaggatTAAGGAAGGGATTTTACAGACCTTACGCTCAGAAATGTTTCATCGTTTTGAAATCACTGAGAAATGActctatgtataaatgtattttctaagAAAATTACAATGCTTAGACCTGTTTTGACCTTAGATGCATATAAACTtgttgtaggggactccaacacaatattaggacactttttattgttgagttaaataaaactacccagagggttgggttaaatatttaaatatttaacccaaccgctggatCAAAACAACCCTGAGTTTTTCCCTATTTCACCTgtgctgtgttgtttttaacccagcatttttcagATTAAATTATTAGATTTGAACTAAAAAGAGCATTATTTTACTGACCCAGGTACAGgtgaatgaaaatgcatttcacTTACCCTAGTATAGAGCAAGGCATCAGAAACCCTAAAGCGACTGTGGCGATTTTAAAGTAAGCATATCTAGTGCTCACAGGGTACTGCTCCAGACACAGCTCACTCTGGGGCTCAAAAACAGATGGGTAGAGGCCAGTCAGGCAGAAGAGAAATATCAAAGTCCACACTACTACACCAGAAAACGCTGCCACCCGCACTTTCCGTACACCACGGCTGCTGAGAGGGTACACGATCGCTAGACAGCGGTCCAGAGCGATGAGGCAAAGAAAAATGACACTGGCGTAGAGGTTAACGTAGAAAACGTAGCCCACTAGCTGGCAGGTCACAGACCCGTAAGGCCAGCGGTGGTCTCCCTGCAGGTAGAGGATCCACAGTGGCAAGGTGAGCAGCTGGAGAAGATCTGAAAGCAGTAAGTTTAGGATATAGACCAGCTGGCAGCCACCTCCTCCAGATCGACCAAGCTGGTACAGGCCCCAGAGGGACAGCAGGTTAGCTGGGAGTCCAATAGAGAAGGCAAGGCTGTAGATGTAGGTCAAGCCTACTCGGTCATTTGCCAGGGGGATTTGGCAGCTCCCATTGGTCAGGTCTGTTGAAAATTAGAAAAAcacttataaaaataattttaagagcATAGTTTAAATAGGTTACCAACGTGGCTGCACAATATAACGGTAACATACTGGAAGGCAGtagacatttttacatttgttggGATGAATTGCTGGGCTAAATACAgcccagcgctgggtgaaatatggacaaactcagcgtttgggttgttttgacccagtggtttgattaaatgtttaacccaaccttctggttAATTTTACTGAActtaactattgcttaaaatgactatatttcttgcttaaaattaacccaaaataagctggaaataaacagaatgaacatttattaatgaaattaattaatttattaatgaaattaattaatttattaattaaattattaataaatgttcaccttttattGCTGATGCCCCTAGTAATTATGTGCCTGATTCATAATTGagaacctattttgggttcatttaaACCAGCCATACAGACTTTTCAACAAcagttaagttaaataaaactacccaaaagaaaaaaaagttaaaaattttaattaaaaattaaattaaatgacccAGTCGCTGGGTTTGTATATATTTCACCCAGCCCTGGGTTGTATTCAgcccagcattttttgtgtgtttgagtgtaTATTGGTTAATACTGGATATTTAATTGTTCATGCtcatttaccatgtttttttacatttagattacctTTGCCTTCATCTTCATCTTTAAATCACTAATaattgaaaaacatttaaatgtaatctttactaaattaatataaactgactttcaaaagttttcaaaaacatttttttgacaaaatatttttaaattaatccttTTATTgaacaaggacacattaaattcatcaaaagtgacattaaagagttttaaattattacaaaaggtttttattgcaaataaaaaccatttttaaaaccTTCTATTCTGGAAAAAGTACCATGGTTTCCCAAAATTATTAAGcagaacatgtttttaacattgataatgttAAATGGTAATGGTAAGGTTATaatgaaagataaaaaaattTATCAGCGtatttctgcag
The sequence above is a segment of the Labeo rohita strain BAU-BD-2019 chromosome 7, IGBB_LRoh.1.0, whole genome shotgun sequence genome. Coding sequences within it:
- the si:dkey-165a24.9 gene encoding probable G-protein coupled receptor 132, which produces MLLNLTNGSCQIPLANDRVGLTYIYSLAFSIGLPANLLSLWGLYQLGRSGGGGCQLVYILNLLLSDLLQLLTLPLWILYLQGDHRWPYGSVTCQLVGYVFYVNLYASVIFLCLIALDRCLAIVYPLSSRGVRKVRVAAFSGVVVWTLIFLFCLTGLYPSVFEPQSELCLEQYPVSTRYAYFKIATVALGFLMPCSILGYTSARIGLTLRNSPSVADHERRRIVATLVVITVIFFVIFGPYHLVVGYRFVTLLLTKSEKDQCSVEVSLYLYYRICYGLTSLNTLLDPLFYIFLCNNARQELRRSLLCPCRGHRVHQGSRVTSFPKSHLSRSADV